In Brassica napus cultivar Da-Ae unplaced genomic scaffold, Da-Ae ScsIHWf_1507;HRSCAF=2103, whole genome shotgun sequence, one DNA window encodes the following:
- the LOC125597637 gene encoding putative RNA-binding protein YlmH isoform X1 — MAVTSFAPPWLVLRQAFRTVAASSSSSYLHPTHNHTVLPWSPLRHSALRRCHVAEAMKGDVELVLKGVGDQAVAKEVKHILEMARRATSRREVLHTDFLTPPVVKESVSVLGKLADVAVVAQGGYPEAERCRISVGHPDVLTNDPDIVAALSITGNLGFQACSHGDFLGAILGTGITRDKLGDILIQEEKGAQVLIVPELVDFIVSALDKVGNVSVTCSKIPLLALEYEPPRTNSFKTVEASLRIDAVASAGFKISRSKLVDLISSGDVRVNWATVTKNGTTVKTGDVVSVSGKGRLKIGEINETKKGKYAVEIIRYL; from the exons ATGGCTGTCACCAGCTTCGCACCTCCATGGCTCGTTCTGAGACAAGCGTTTCGAACAGTCGcagcttcctcttcttcttcttatcttcACCCAACTCACAATCACACAGTCCTTCCTTGGTCGCCTCTCCGACACTCAG CTTTGAGAAGATGCCACGTTGCAGAAGCAATGAAAGGAGATGTAGAGCTTGTCCTCAAAGGAGTTGGAGACCAAGCTGTTGCTAAGGAAGTCAAACACATCCTTGAAATG GCGAGACGCGCAACATCAAGAAGAGAAGTTCTTCACACAGATTTTCTCACACCACCTGTTGTTAAGGAATCAGTTTCAGTCTTGGGAAAGCTTGCTGATGTTGCAGTTGTTGCTCAGGGCGGTTACCCTGAG GCTGAGCGGTGTAGGATCTCGGTTGGACATCCTGATGTATTAACCAATGATCCAGATATAGTTGCAGCTTTGAG CATCACAGGGAATCTTGGGTTTCAAGCTTGTTCTCATGGCGACTTCCTTGGAGCGATTCTTGGCACTGGAATCACCAGGGACAAGCTTGGGGATATCTTGATTCAG GAAGAAAAAGGAGCTCAGGTCCTGATAGTTCCTGAACTAGTTGACTTTATTGTTTCAGCTCTCGACAAG GTTGGGAATGTTTCTGTAACTTGTAGTAAGATACCTTTGCTTGCTCTTGAATACGAACCTCCTAG gACTAATTCATTCAAAACGGTGGAAGCCTCGTTGAGAATTGATGCAGTAGCTAGTGCTGGTTTCAAGATTTCGCGGTCAAAGCTAGTTGATCTGATTAG TAGTGGGGACGTTCGGGTTAACTGGGCTACGGTTACCAAGAACGGAACCACGGTAAAGACTGGTGATGTTGTCTCTGTTAGCGGGAAAGGGAGACTCAAG ATTGGAGAGATCAACGAGACGAAAAAAGGGAAATATGCAGTTGAAATCATCAGATATCTCTAG
- the LOC125597637 gene encoding putative RNA-binding protein YlmH isoform X2 yields the protein MAVTSFAPPWLVLRQAFRTVAASSSSSYLHPTHNHTVLPWSPLRHSALRRCHVAEAMKGDVELVLKGVGDQAVAKEVKHILEMARRATSRREVLHTDFLTPPVVKESVSVLGKLADVAVVAQGGYPEAERCRISVGHPDVLTNDPDIVAALSITGNLGFQACSHGDFLGAILGTGITRDKLGDILIQEEKGAQVLIVPELVDFIVSALDKVGNVSVTCSKIPLLALEYEPPRTNSFKTVEASLRIDAVASAGFKISRSKLVDLISSGDVRVNWATVTKNGTTVKTGDVVSVSGKGRLKVRL from the exons ATGGCTGTCACCAGCTTCGCACCTCCATGGCTCGTTCTGAGACAAGCGTTTCGAACAGTCGcagcttcctcttcttcttcttatcttcACCCAACTCACAATCACACAGTCCTTCCTTGGTCGCCTCTCCGACACTCAG CTTTGAGAAGATGCCACGTTGCAGAAGCAATGAAAGGAGATGTAGAGCTTGTCCTCAAAGGAGTTGGAGACCAAGCTGTTGCTAAGGAAGTCAAACACATCCTTGAAATG GCGAGACGCGCAACATCAAGAAGAGAAGTTCTTCACACAGATTTTCTCACACCACCTGTTGTTAAGGAATCAGTTTCAGTCTTGGGAAAGCTTGCTGATGTTGCAGTTGTTGCTCAGGGCGGTTACCCTGAG GCTGAGCGGTGTAGGATCTCGGTTGGACATCCTGATGTATTAACCAATGATCCAGATATAGTTGCAGCTTTGAG CATCACAGGGAATCTTGGGTTTCAAGCTTGTTCTCATGGCGACTTCCTTGGAGCGATTCTTGGCACTGGAATCACCAGGGACAAGCTTGGGGATATCTTGATTCAG GAAGAAAAAGGAGCTCAGGTCCTGATAGTTCCTGAACTAGTTGACTTTATTGTTTCAGCTCTCGACAAG GTTGGGAATGTTTCTGTAACTTGTAGTAAGATACCTTTGCTTGCTCTTGAATACGAACCTCCTAG gACTAATTCATTCAAAACGGTGGAAGCCTCGTTGAGAATTGATGCAGTAGCTAGTGCTGGTTTCAAGATTTCGCGGTCAAAGCTAGTTGATCTGATTAG TAGTGGGGACGTTCGGGTTAACTGGGCTACGGTTACCAAGAACGGAACCACGGTAAAGACTGGTGATGTTGTCTCTGTTAGCGGGAAAGGGAGACTCAAGGTAAGACTGTAA